The Litchfieldia alkalitelluris genome has a window encoding:
- a CDS encoding 5-methyltetrahydropteroyltriglutamate--homocysteine S-methyltransferase, which translates to MQIVNSSKKSLTVFRADQVGSLLRSDRIKNARLKNASGEISAAHLRQIEDEEIERIVLKQKEIGLKAVTDGEFRRAWWHFDFLENLVGVDGFWSGSGIQFQQKQTKSRAIKVTNKLDFGTHPMLEDYKYLHQVAGEHIGKFTIPSPSMLHFRGEIDKSIYQDEEEFFEDLAKTYKKALQAFYDAGCRYLQLDDTSWAYLCSEEQKEQLRAKGVNPDYLIKMYLHTLNKALADRPADLKVTMHICRGNFRSTWISSGGYEPVAEQLFGHLNIDGFFLEYDNDRSGGFEPLRFVNRGDLNIVLGLITSKFGELESKDLIKKRIEEASQFVDLNQLCLSPQCGFASTEEGNLLTEEQQWAKLQHVVEISEEVWK; encoded by the coding sequence ATGCAAATAGTAAATAGTTCTAAAAAAAGTTTAACTGTATTTCGTGCTGATCAGGTTGGTAGTTTATTACGGTCAGATAGAATTAAAAATGCACGTTTAAAAAATGCCTCTGGAGAAATTTCAGCTGCTCACTTAAGACAAATTGAAGATGAAGAGATTGAAAGAATCGTTCTTAAACAGAAAGAAATTGGTCTTAAAGCAGTGACAGATGGAGAATTTCGAAGAGCTTGGTGGCACTTTGATTTCCTAGAAAATTTAGTTGGTGTAGACGGTTTCTGGTCAGGAAGCGGTATTCAATTTCAGCAAAAACAAACAAAATCTCGTGCAATAAAAGTAACAAATAAGTTAGACTTTGGAACTCACCCTATGCTAGAAGATTATAAATATCTTCATCAAGTAGCTGGAGAGCATATAGGTAAATTCACGATTCCTAGTCCGAGTATGCTTCATTTTCGTGGAGAGATTGATAAGTCAATCTATCAAGATGAGGAAGAATTCTTTGAAGATTTAGCCAAAACATACAAAAAAGCGCTACAAGCTTTCTATGATGCGGGTTGTCGCTATCTGCAGCTTGATGATACTTCTTGGGCTTACTTATGCTCAGAAGAACAAAAGGAACAACTTCGAGCAAAAGGAGTAAATCCCGATTATTTAATCAAAATGTATTTACATACGCTCAATAAAGCACTAGCAGATCGACCAGCTGATTTAAAAGTAACCATGCATATTTGCCGCGGAAATTTCCGCTCTACTTGGATTTCTTCTGGTGGGTATGAACCAGTTGCAGAGCAATTATTTGGCCATTTAAATATCGATGGTTTTTTCTTAGAATATGACAACGATCGTTCTGGTGGCTTTGAACCGCTTCGTTTTGTAAATAGAGGAGATTTAAACATTGTTTTAGGCTTGATTACTTCCAAATTCGGTGAACTTGAAAGCAAAGATCTTATTAAAAAGCGAATTGAGGAAGCGTCACAATTTGTTGATTTAAATCAATTATGTTTAAGCCCTCAATGTGGGTTTGCATCAACAGAAGAAGGTAACTTATTGACTGAAGAACAGCAATGGGCAAAGCTTCAGCATGTTGTTGAAATTTCTGAGGAAGTATGGAAATAA
- a CDS encoding Gfo/Idh/MocA family protein, with protein sequence MKLDKVRWGMIGCGDVTEVKRGPAFQKVKNSELVAVMRRTGELARDYAERHNVPKWYDDADALINDPDVDAVYIATPPGSHKEYTIKVAKAGKPVYVEKPMALNWAECNEMIAACKAAHVPLYEAYYRRAQPRFVKIKELLESKVIGDIRFVSTTQYQKATEEFKNLKNLPWRVQPELSGGGLFFDLASHTLDILDYLLGPIKETKGFASNQAGYYHAEDIVTGIYQFESGIHGFGNWCFSAFEDRDVNQIVGSKGSITFSTFGDDPIVLTTANGKEQWNFVRPHHVHQPLVETIVSDLTGDSNNSCPSTGVTGARTNRIMEELVKG encoded by the coding sequence ATGAAACTAGATAAAGTCCGTTGGGGTATGATTGGCTGTGGAGATGTAACAGAAGTGAAAAGAGGGCCAGCATTCCAAAAGGTTAAAAATTCAGAGTTAGTTGCCGTGATGCGGAGAACGGGTGAACTAGCTAGAGACTATGCGGAACGACATAATGTTCCGAAGTGGTATGATGATGCTGACGCACTAATTAACGACCCTGATGTAGATGCTGTTTATATTGCAACACCTCCTGGTTCACATAAAGAATATACAATTAAAGTTGCAAAGGCAGGAAAGCCTGTTTATGTTGAAAAGCCAATGGCACTTAATTGGGCAGAATGCAATGAAATGATTGCAGCCTGTAAAGCTGCTCATGTTCCTTTATATGAGGCATACTATCGAAGGGCACAGCCGAGATTTGTTAAGATTAAAGAGCTGTTGGAAAGTAAAGTGATCGGAGATATCCGTTTCGTATCAACAACACAATATCAAAAAGCTACTGAAGAATTTAAAAACTTGAAAAATCTCCCATGGAGGGTTCAACCTGAATTGTCCGGAGGGGGACTGTTTTTTGATTTAGCCAGTCATACATTAGATATATTAGATTATTTACTTGGACCGATCAAAGAGACAAAAGGATTTGCTTCAAATCAAGCGGGTTATTATCATGCAGAGGATATTGTTACAGGTATCTATCAGTTCGAATCTGGAATCCATGGATTTGGGAATTGGTGTTTTTCTGCTTTTGAGGATAGAGATGTGAATCAAATTGTCGGTAGTAAGGGGAGTATTACCTTTTCCACCTTTGGAGATGACCCTATTGTTTTAACAACTGCTAATGGAAAAGAGCAATGGAATTTTGTACGGCCGCATCATGTCCATCAGCCTCTTGTAGAAACGATTGTTTCTGATTTAACAGGAGATAGTAATAACTCGTGCCCAAGTACTGGAGTCACTGGTGCGAGGACGAACCGAATCATGGAAGAATTGGTTAAAGGGTGA
- a CDS encoding L,D-transpeptidase family protein, whose product MGEIKHSHKKSVKWFRNWKYVTAIIILITALIIGAISYYQATHFNAKVTINNIAVNGMTAMQALEKLQTSVLTNDVYIREKHILDGNDLQMEFTEHDLPEVKKLLKSQWTFWPSSEQTSYLLSPSKQDQYRSETLKNHLERTLNLMNLNLKAPTDSKVTLENGKIVVSKSVDGEQLDVSKLLTEYDKQDYTSEIHLNPIYLQPNKEDSEVVLNQEKKLQAFLQHTVEYKVQDKVHSLKASELIEDAHLSEDLKVLIDKHSIDKKIAEINESQSTLGKDFTFKTHSGSVISVKGQGYGWALDVEKESQLILQAFKKEETTISASNTYGNGWSNEGYGYEITDNNGIGDTYAEVSIAEQRIWIYREGKLVLTTNVVTGKHSTGEDTSPGVWYILFKRSPYTLSGSSVGNPDYSIEVDYWAPFTNSGQGFHDASWRTNWSSNAYLTAGSGGCVNVSPSVMKAVYDNLRVYDPVVVY is encoded by the coding sequence ATGGGAGAAATTAAACATTCACACAAAAAATCAGTTAAATGGTTTAGAAACTGGAAGTATGTCACAGCAATTATTATATTAATTACTGCTCTCATTATCGGAGCTATTAGTTATTATCAGGCAACTCATTTTAATGCGAAAGTTACGATTAACAATATAGCGGTCAATGGAATGACTGCTATGCAGGCTCTAGAGAAATTGCAAACATCTGTTTTAACAAATGATGTCTATATTAGGGAGAAACATATTTTAGACGGAAACGATCTACAGATGGAATTTACCGAACATGATTTACCAGAAGTCAAAAAGTTATTAAAAAGTCAGTGGACATTTTGGCCCTCGTCCGAGCAAACAAGTTACTTGCTATCTCCAAGCAAGCAAGATCAATATCGAAGTGAAACACTGAAAAATCACCTAGAACGAACACTCAACTTAATGAATCTGAATCTAAAAGCTCCTACAGATTCAAAGGTCACTCTAGAGAATGGTAAAATTGTCGTGTCAAAAAGTGTTGATGGCGAACAACTTGATGTTAGCAAATTATTAACTGAATACGACAAGCAGGATTATACGAGTGAAATCCATCTAAATCCTATCTATTTACAGCCGAATAAGGAAGACAGTGAGGTTGTATTAAACCAAGAGAAAAAGCTACAAGCATTTTTACAGCATACCGTTGAGTATAAAGTACAGGATAAAGTGCATTCATTAAAGGCTAGTGAACTTATAGAAGACGCCCACTTATCTGAGGATTTAAAGGTCTTGATAGACAAACACTCCATTGATAAAAAAATTGCTGAAATTAATGAATCACAATCTACACTTGGAAAAGATTTTACCTTTAAGACTCATTCCGGCTCGGTTATTTCGGTGAAAGGGCAAGGCTATGGTTGGGCACTTGATGTAGAAAAAGAGTCACAACTGATTCTACAAGCGTTTAAAAAAGAAGAAACAACCATTTCTGCTTCAAATACTTATGGAAACGGCTGGAGCAACGAAGGGTATGGGTATGAAATAACTGATAATAACGGTATTGGTGATACTTACGCTGAAGTATCCATTGCAGAACAACGCATTTGGATTTATAGGGAAGGAAAATTAGTATTAACCACCAATGTCGTCACTGGCAAACATAGTACTGGTGAAGATACATCGCCAGGAGTTTGGTATATCCTCTTCAAACGTTCACCCTATACACTCTCAGGTAGTTCGGTGGGCAATCCTGATTATTCAATTGAAGTCGATTACTGGGCACCTTTTACTAACAGTGGGCAAGGCTTCCACGATGCGAGCTGGCGTACGAACTGGTCCAGTAATGCATATCTTACTGCAGGTTCTGGTGGCTGTGTCAACGTTTCTCCTAGTGTGATGAAAGCTGTGTATGATAATCTCAGAGTCTATGACCCTGTCGTTGTTTACTAG
- a CDS encoding MFS transporter: MRIVQASQVVAESKFNKFHLLVFLWCFFAIAFDGFDIALYGIGLPLMMEEYQLTLVEAGAIGSYTLVGMMLGSFLLGSLSDIIGRKKILAICMFLFSVFSLLAGLAPNATIFTIMRFIAALGMGGLMPAVIAVMTEYSPKKNRAMIVAAMYCGYSIGAIIASLTGMLLMESLGWRFLYWLGIIPLITLPLFLKQFPESLSYYILRNQGEKVSSILNKIDPRGNYQATDDYEYVSLKERAKGFPAKKLFLNNRAVSTFAFWTMVFSCLLMIYGLNTWLPKIMQNSGYGITSSLSFILVLGIGQIVGSLLGGYLVDRVGHRKVLLFMYLIGAICFVSLSVTSNILLLYVLIALGGACTGGTQNLINPYISEFYPQEIRTTGLSLTVGVGRIGAILAPLIIGLLLATNLEPQHAFMAFAVPSIIGGIALLIVQEKYGSFDRIVKTAYSYPKTEKKSV; the protein is encoded by the coding sequence ATGCGTATTGTGCAGGCTTCTCAGGTTGTTGCTGAAAGTAAGTTTAATAAGTTTCATTTGTTAGTTTTTCTATGGTGTTTCTTTGCCATTGCCTTTGATGGTTTTGATATTGCATTATATGGCATAGGGTTACCACTAATGATGGAGGAATATCAATTAACTCTGGTTGAGGCAGGTGCGATTGGTAGCTACACGCTTGTTGGGATGATGTTAGGTTCATTCTTACTTGGATCGCTTTCTGATATTATTGGACGAAAGAAGATATTAGCGATTTGTATGTTCTTATTTAGTGTTTTTTCTCTATTAGCTGGATTGGCACCAAATGCCACTATCTTTACAATTATGCGATTCATCGCAGCTCTTGGAATGGGCGGATTAATGCCAGCTGTTATTGCCGTAATGACAGAATACTCTCCTAAAAAAAATCGAGCAATGATTGTTGCAGCCATGTATTGTGGCTATTCAATAGGAGCGATTATAGCTTCACTTACCGGAATGTTGTTAATGGAAAGTTTAGGATGGAGATTTTTATATTGGCTAGGGATTATCCCCCTAATTACTCTTCCATTGTTTCTTAAACAATTTCCGGAATCGTTATCTTATTATATACTTCGCAACCAAGGAGAAAAAGTTTCTAGTATTCTAAACAAAATTGACCCTAGGGGGAACTATCAAGCAACTGATGATTATGAGTATGTCAGTTTGAAGGAACGTGCCAAAGGATTTCCTGCAAAAAAACTATTTTTAAACAATCGAGCGGTTAGTACATTTGCTTTTTGGACAATGGTATTTAGTTGTTTACTTATGATTTATGGCCTAAATACCTGGCTTCCAAAAATCATGCAAAATTCCGGATATGGAATTACATCAAGCTTATCATTTATCCTGGTATTAGGAATAGGACAAATCGTTGGATCTTTATTAGGTGGTTACTTAGTAGACCGGGTGGGTCATCGAAAAGTTCTTTTATTTATGTATTTAATAGGAGCAATTTGCTTTGTCTCTCTAAGTGTTACATCTAATATTCTTTTGTTATATGTCTTGATTGCACTTGGTGGTGCATGTACAGGTGGAACCCAAAACCTAATAAATCCTTATATATCTGAATTTTATCCACAAGAAATTCGTACAACAGGCCTTAGCTTAACAGTTGGGGTTGGTCGAATAGGAGCAATTTTGGCACCTTTGATCATCGGTCTTTTGTTAGCGACCAACTTAGAACCACAACATGCGTTCATGGCATTTGCCGTTCCGAGTATTATCGGGGGAATAGCTCTTTTAATAGTTCAAGAGAAATATGGTAGCTTTGATCGAATAGTTAAAACAGCTTATAGCTATCCGAAGACAGAAAAAAAGAGTGTTTAA
- a CDS encoding NAD(P)/FAD-dependent oxidoreductase produces the protein MDLQSGKFYWPTTFPNKPTYPMLEEDIKCDVLIIGGGSSGAQCAHYLSEADLDVVVVDKRQIGEGSTSTNTALLQYLGDKMLFELVNSFGEDKAILHTKLCEEAINDIEKQSMSMEIDSEFTRRDSLYFASDKHGVEKLKKEHHYLEKHGFKVDLLSEIQISERYPFRKELALYTYDDGELNPFKYNHGLLKEAHKKGVSIYEQTNITGKKLEKDKATFYTENGHSIEAGQVIIAAGYEGLEFKKEKNALITSAYSVVTNPVTEFTDWYKQTLIWETARPYMYMRTTKDNRIIIGGLDDNTTYPEDRDSKIIHKKDKLIEEFNKFFPNIQVHPEYYLGAFYGGTHDGLPLIGKYEEFPNCFFLFAYGDNGLVYSGALSKILKDVIIKGTHSSLSLYLKELE, from the coding sequence ATGGACTTACAAAGTGGTAAGTTTTATTGGCCAACAACCTTTCCTAACAAGCCTACATATCCTATGTTAGAGGAAGATATAAAATGCGATGTATTAATAATTGGTGGTGGAAGTTCGGGTGCTCAATGTGCTCATTATTTAAGTGAAGCAGATTTAGATGTGGTAGTAGTAGATAAACGTCAGATTGGAGAAGGTAGTACAAGTACCAATACAGCACTTCTTCAGTATTTGGGAGATAAGATGTTATTCGAATTAGTAAATTCCTTTGGTGAGGACAAAGCAATCTTACATACAAAACTATGTGAAGAGGCAATAAATGATATTGAAAAGCAATCGATGTCCATGGAGATTGACTCGGAATTTACCCGTAGAGATTCGCTTTATTTTGCTAGTGACAAACATGGGGTAGAGAAGCTGAAAAAAGAGCATCACTATCTGGAGAAACATGGCTTTAAGGTGGATTTACTATCTGAGATTCAAATTAGTGAACGTTATCCTTTTCGTAAGGAATTAGCTCTTTATACGTATGATGATGGTGAGCTTAATCCTTTTAAATACAATCATGGCCTTTTAAAAGAAGCACATAAAAAAGGTGTTTCTATTTATGAGCAAACAAATATTACGGGCAAGAAATTAGAGAAGGATAAAGCAACATTTTACACTGAAAATGGCCATTCTATTGAAGCTGGTCAGGTGATTATTGCTGCCGGTTATGAGGGATTAGAATTTAAAAAGGAAAAAAACGCACTTATTACTAGTGCTTATTCAGTGGTAACTAATCCGGTCACGGAGTTCACAGATTGGTATAAACAAACTTTAATATGGGAAACAGCACGACCTTATATGTATATGAGGACAACGAAAGACAATCGGATTATCATTGGTGGATTAGATGATAATACGACGTATCCGGAGGACCGTGATTCTAAGATTATCCATAAAAAAGACAAGCTTATCGAAGAATTTAACAAATTCTTTCCAAACATTCAGGTTCATCCTGAATACTATTTAGGAGCTTTTTATGGAGGTACTCATGATGGATTACCCCTTATTGGAAAATATGAAGAGTTCCCCAACTGCTTTTTCTTATTTGCCTATGGAGATAATGGACTAGTCTACAGTGGTGCGCTTTCAAAAATACTAAAAGATGTGATCATCAAAGGCACTCATTCATCGCTCAGTTTATATTTAAAGGAGCTCGAATAA
- a CDS encoding LysR family transcriptional regulator, translated as MKLHQLRYFIEVVMCGSINEAARRLYISQPTLSKAIKELEKELGITIFTRTSTGITLSSDGAEFLGYARQVVEQADLLERRYFNTTPSQQLFSISTQHYAFAVNAFVEMIKKYGEDKYQFTMRETRTYEIIEDVKNLRSEIGILYISSFNQKVMLQLLKEQGLDFHVLFTAKPHIFVSSQNPLAKKSSVSLEDLEDYPRLNFEQGEFNSFYYSEEIFSTIPSKKSIQVSDRATLFNLLIGLNGYTISTGILSSDLNGSDIIPVPLEEGEIITVGWVVHKKTQLSRMAKLYLDELKALIDVYLSEID; from the coding sequence ATGAAGTTGCACCAATTAAGATATTTTATTGAAGTGGTAATGTGTGGCTCTATTAATGAGGCCGCCCGCAGATTATATATCTCCCAACCTACTTTATCAAAAGCTATAAAAGAGCTTGAAAAGGAATTGGGTATCACTATTTTTACTCGTACATCAACAGGTATCACATTATCTTCAGATGGAGCTGAATTTCTTGGATACGCACGGCAGGTAGTTGAGCAAGCAGATCTATTAGAACGCCGCTATTTTAATACAACTCCTTCTCAGCAACTTTTTTCAATTTCAACACAGCATTATGCATTTGCTGTAAATGCATTTGTCGAGATGATAAAAAAGTATGGGGAAGATAAATATCAGTTTACAATGAGGGAAACAAGGACCTATGAAATTATTGAAGATGTCAAGAATCTACGTAGTGAGATTGGTATTTTATATATAAGCTCCTTTAACCAAAAAGTCATGTTGCAGCTGTTAAAAGAGCAAGGATTAGACTTTCATGTGCTATTTACAGCAAAGCCTCATATTTTTGTAAGTTCTCAGAATCCACTTGCGAAAAAGTCATCTGTTTCTTTAGAAGATTTAGAGGATTATCCACGCCTTAATTTCGAACAGGGAGAGTTTAACTCGTTTTACTATTCGGAAGAAATTTTTAGTACCATTCCCAGTAAAAAAAGTATTCAAGTGAGTGATCGCGCAACATTATTTAACCTATTGATTGGATTGAACGGTTATACGATTTCGACTGGAATCTTAAGTTCGGATTTGAATGGCTCAGATATCATACCCGTTCCACTTGAAGAAGGGGAAATCATTACAGTGGGTTGGGTCGTACATAAAAAAACACAGTTGAGTCGAATGGCGAAATTATATTTGGATGAGCTGAAAGCACTTATTGATGTGTATCTTTCCGAAATAGATTAG